In Streptomyces sp. NBC_01717, one DNA window encodes the following:
- a CDS encoding alpha-galactosidase, with the protein MTGHEQWLLRTDTTTYAVTLGGDGRWAELAAWGPHGVEQGPSPMDWSRRTHFITPADAAPAEYIPYGLRPFTGADLIAQLPGGDRGSWWRFTGATADGDRALRLDFTDEVLGLRTTLCYETVPGTDVILRWTELTCTGDRELRLERFDSAAVNVPAQGGARLTYLAGQWSQEFQLKQLELERGRFEMESTQGSAGHAYAPWLAVQDAAAPAEGTTPTYGIALEWSGNWRISADAEPGGSVRVRAGRVPHEGAVRLAPGATLTTPRLACAFSADGLDGLARVWHRYERRLTGDRMNRPRKVLYNSWEATGFDVDAAAQLELAKAAADLGAELFVVDDGWFTGRHDDTGGLGDWEPDPAGFPGGFDRFVDEVRALGMDFGLWVEPEGISPRSKLYAEHPEWVYRLDGRPATLVRNQLLLDLGRTDVQDFVIATLDRLLGDHAISYLKWDMNRPPTERGRPDGPSGDDPEHLDLDAAHVAGYLRVLDHLRTAHPHVTVEGCAGGGARVEHATLARTDVVWPSDNTAPLDRLRIQYGYLHAHAPHTLSSWVTDAAGVFDPRPRSLAFRFVNSIAGVLGIGADIREWTPEQCAEAAEWIDRYKDVRDVVHHGEVHLLGSPADPTCGIQYEEPGGGRLVVTAWSTGVLDGAPLVPGRAARLRLRDLSPDAVYTDQDSGTRYSGAHLLHSGLPFAWTAGHDAELVVLARQ; encoded by the coding sequence GTGACCGGGCACGAGCAGTGGTTGCTGCGCACCGACACGACCACCTATGCCGTCACCCTCGGCGGGGACGGCCGCTGGGCCGAACTTGCCGCGTGGGGGCCGCACGGCGTGGAACAGGGTCCGTCGCCGATGGACTGGTCGCGGCGCACTCACTTCATCACCCCCGCCGATGCGGCGCCCGCCGAGTACATCCCGTACGGGCTGCGGCCGTTCACCGGCGCAGACCTGATCGCCCAGCTCCCCGGCGGCGACCGCGGCAGCTGGTGGCGGTTCACCGGCGCCACTGCGGACGGCGACCGAGCGCTGCGCCTGGACTTCACGGACGAGGTCCTCGGTCTGCGCACGACGCTGTGCTACGAGACGGTCCCCGGCACCGACGTCATCCTGCGCTGGACGGAGCTGACCTGCACCGGCGACCGGGAGCTGCGCCTAGAGCGCTTCGACTCCGCCGCCGTCAACGTGCCCGCCCAAGGCGGCGCCCGGCTGACCTACCTGGCCGGCCAGTGGTCGCAGGAGTTCCAGCTGAAGCAGCTGGAACTGGAGCGCGGCCGCTTCGAGATGGAGAGCACCCAGGGCTCCGCCGGTCACGCGTACGCCCCGTGGCTCGCGGTCCAGGACGCGGCCGCCCCGGCCGAGGGCACCACCCCCACCTACGGCATCGCCCTGGAGTGGTCCGGGAACTGGCGGATCAGCGCCGACGCCGAACCCGGCGGTTCGGTACGGGTGCGCGCCGGCCGGGTGCCGCACGAGGGCGCCGTCCGCCTCGCTCCCGGCGCCACCCTCACCACGCCCCGGCTGGCCTGCGCCTTCAGCGCGGACGGCCTCGACGGGCTGGCCCGTGTGTGGCACCGCTACGAGCGTCGGCTGACCGGCGACCGTATGAACCGGCCCCGCAAGGTGCTCTACAACTCCTGGGAGGCGACCGGCTTCGACGTCGACGCCGCAGCGCAGCTGGAACTCGCCAAGGCCGCCGCGGACCTCGGCGCCGAGCTGTTCGTCGTCGACGACGGCTGGTTCACCGGACGCCACGACGACACCGGCGGCCTCGGTGACTGGGAGCCGGACCCGGCCGGGTTCCCCGGCGGTTTCGACCGGTTCGTCGACGAGGTCCGCGCGCTCGGCATGGACTTCGGCCTGTGGGTCGAACCCGAGGGCATCAGCCCACGGTCCAAGCTGTACGCCGAGCACCCCGAGTGGGTCTACCGTCTCGACGGCCGCCCCGCCACGCTCGTACGCAATCAACTCCTGCTCGACCTCGGCCGCACGGACGTGCAGGACTTCGTCATCGCCACCCTCGACCGGCTCCTCGGCGACCACGCCATCAGTTACCTGAAGTGGGACATGAACCGGCCACCCACCGAGCGTGGCCGCCCCGACGGCCCCTCGGGCGACGATCCGGAACACCTGGACCTGGATGCCGCCCATGTGGCCGGCTACCTGCGGGTCCTGGACCACCTGCGTACCGCCCACCCACATGTCACCGTGGAGGGCTGCGCCGGCGGCGGCGCCCGTGTCGAGCACGCCACCCTCGCCCGCACCGACGTCGTGTGGCCCAGCGACAACACCGCCCCGCTGGACCGGCTGCGTATCCAGTACGGCTACCTCCATGCCCACGCCCCGCACACCTTGAGTTCCTGGGTCACCGACGCAGCCGGCGTCTTCGACCCCCGGCCCCGCTCGCTCGCCTTCCGGTTCGTCAACTCCATCGCCGGCGTGCTGGGCATCGGCGCCGACATCCGCGAGTGGACACCGGAGCAGTGCGCCGAGGCGGCCGAGTGGATCGACCGCTACAAGGACGTCCGCGACGTCGTCCACCACGGCGAGGTCCACCTGCTGGGCAGCCCGGCCGACCCCACCTGCGGCATCCAGTACGAGGAACCCGGCGGCGGACGCCTGGTGGTGACGGCCTGGAGCACCGGGGTCCTGGACGGCGCACCCCTGGTGCCCGGCAGGGCCGCCCGGCTGCGGCTGCGTGACCTGTCGCCGGACGCGGTCTACACGGACCAGGACTCCGGCACCCGCTACAGCGGCGCCCATCTGCTCCACTCGGGACTGCCGTTCGCCTGGACCGCCGGGCACGACGCGGAACTGGTCGTCCTGGCCCGGCAGTGA
- a CDS encoding carbohydrate ABC transporter permease codes for MTATHVSETVKDRSEPSPVPTPAAGRPVVRGRAWRTTGFHVSAGLLSALWLLPIVLVLVTSTRTFDDIAAHGVGSWPHSFTFAGFRQAWVDGGQQQALINSMLVSIPTVLVSLGLASMAAFALSRYDLPLRRVLLLVMLGGNLLPPQILLIPVSKLSEMLGIYDQLYALIGVQVGFGVGFYVFVLHGFMRSIPGEIQQAAVIDGASPWQIYWRIILPLARPALAALSALSFTWIFNDLLWAITVLRTDTQMPITASLIGLQGQYVSMWNVIAAGSVIAAAPTVAVFLRFQRHFVAGLNLGAVK; via the coding sequence ATGACCGCGACCCACGTCTCCGAAACCGTCAAGGACCGATCGGAGCCGTCCCCCGTGCCGACGCCGGCGGCCGGCCGGCCCGTCGTCCGCGGCCGCGCCTGGCGCACCACCGGCTTCCACGTCTCCGCGGGCCTGCTGTCCGCTCTGTGGCTGCTGCCGATCGTCCTCGTCCTGGTCACCAGCACCCGCACCTTCGACGACATCGCCGCGCACGGGGTGGGCAGTTGGCCGCACTCCTTCACCTTCGCAGGCTTCCGTCAGGCGTGGGTGGACGGAGGCCAGCAGCAGGCCCTCATCAACAGCATGCTGGTCTCCATCCCCACCGTGCTTGTCTCGCTGGGCCTCGCCTCCATGGCGGCGTTCGCACTCAGCCGCTACGACCTGCCGCTGCGCCGCGTCCTGCTGCTCGTGATGCTCGGCGGCAACCTGCTGCCCCCGCAGATCCTGCTGATCCCCGTCTCCAAACTCAGCGAGATGCTCGGCATCTACGACCAGTTGTACGCGCTGATCGGGGTGCAGGTGGGCTTCGGCGTCGGCTTCTACGTCTTCGTCCTGCACGGCTTCATGCGGTCGATCCCCGGAGAGATCCAGCAGGCCGCAGTCATCGACGGCGCGAGCCCCTGGCAGATCTACTGGCGGATCATCCTGCCGCTGGCCCGCCCGGCGCTCGCCGCGCTGAGCGCCCTGTCGTTCACCTGGATCTTCAACGACCTGCTGTGGGCCATCACCGTGCTCCGTACGGACACCCAGATGCCCATCACCGCGTCCCTCATCGGGCTGCAGGGCCAGTACGTGTCCATGTGGAACGTCATTGCCGCCGGATCGGTGATCGCCGCCGCCCCGACCGTGGCCGTCTTCCTCCGCTTCCAGCGCCACTTCGTGGCCGGACTCAACCTTGGGGCCGTCAAGTGA
- a CDS encoding carbohydrate ABC transporter permease codes for MALIGSARRSRATRVPPVVLAFVLLPLLAEAFWVFWPAMQGFYLSLTSWDGLSAPTFVGLGNFSEMVHDSVFRTAAWNTVLWLVLFGGLSAALGLGAALLLQQERRGVGFYRAALFLPVVFSLVATALVWQAMYQPDGLINNVLSAVGLGNWRHAWLADQDTAFYAVIVPALWRQVGYVMVLYLAGLKGIDPALYEAAKVDGANRLQQFRHITLPQLKSVNAVVLSVIVIDSLRSFDVVWALTRGGPYHSSELLSTYMYSTAFQSLRLGYGSALAVVIFVLAFGVIASYLVRAFREAD; via the coding sequence ATGGCGCTGATCGGCTCCGCACGACGGTCCAGGGCCACGCGGGTGCCCCCGGTGGTCCTGGCCTTCGTCCTCCTGCCGCTGCTCGCCGAGGCCTTCTGGGTCTTCTGGCCCGCCATGCAGGGTTTCTACCTCTCGCTGACCTCGTGGGACGGCCTGTCGGCGCCCACCTTCGTCGGACTCGGCAACTTCAGCGAGATGGTGCACGATTCGGTCTTCCGCACGGCCGCCTGGAACACGGTGCTGTGGCTGGTGCTCTTCGGCGGGCTGTCGGCCGCCCTCGGACTCGGTGCCGCGCTGCTGCTCCAGCAGGAGCGGCGCGGCGTCGGGTTCTACAGGGCGGCGCTGTTCCTGCCGGTGGTCTTCTCGCTGGTCGCCACCGCGTTGGTGTGGCAGGCCATGTACCAGCCGGACGGCCTGATCAACAATGTGCTGTCGGCCGTCGGCCTCGGGAACTGGCGGCACGCCTGGCTGGCCGACCAGGACACCGCCTTCTACGCGGTGATCGTGCCCGCGCTGTGGCGCCAGGTCGGTTACGTCATGGTGCTCTACCTCGCCGGCCTCAAGGGAATCGACCCCGCACTGTACGAGGCGGCCAAGGTCGACGGCGCGAACCGGCTGCAGCAGTTCCGGCACATCACGCTGCCGCAGCTCAAGAGCGTCAACGCGGTCGTCCTGTCGGTCATCGTCATCGACTCGCTGCGGTCGTTCGACGTCGTGTGGGCGCTCACCCGTGGCGGCCCGTACCACTCCTCCGAACTGCTGAGCACCTACATGTACTCCACCGCGTTCCAGTCCCTGCGGCTGGGCTACGGCTCCGCGCTCGCCGTCGTCATCTTCGTGCTGGCCTTCGGTGTCATCGCCAGCTACCTCGTGCGCGCCTTCCGGGAGGCCGACTGA
- a CDS encoding ABC transporter substrate-binding protein — translation MTAFNATRRKFIVGAGAVGAGTFLSGCVTQSPSATGGKSGGPVTLQSNLSSPQAKTAMKAITAAFDKRGDAKAQLNTVASETFRTQLPTYLTSATPPDVYTWYPGSVAESYAKKDLLLDISDIWEKPELAGYSDALKKLSTSASSGKKVFVPTSYYWWGMFYRKSNFAKWGVKEPKSWDEFLDLCDKLKSKGVAPIGLGAGGDTPWVASAWFDYLNIRVNGATYHRELLAGKHRFDDPEVRKVFDRWDEARPFFDPNGTAIPFQDATTALLQGRTGMMLIGTFFADAAPKDALGDLDFFQFPIIDPKIPVAEEAPTDGYFASARTKRTDGVKELLRYLATAESQEMYLKSSSGTTLPTHPDAKDSGTPLVLKGRKLIEGAADLTQFFNRDSSDALQPTADTALVHYLAKPKQVGSILTTWQRSAQKIWSQ, via the coding sequence ATGACCGCCTTCAACGCCACTCGCCGCAAATTCATCGTAGGAGCAGGCGCCGTCGGCGCCGGTACGTTCCTCAGCGGCTGCGTCACCCAGAGTCCGTCCGCCACCGGAGGAAAGTCCGGTGGCCCGGTGACCCTGCAGTCCAACCTCTCCTCCCCGCAGGCCAAGACGGCCATGAAGGCGATCACCGCCGCATTCGACAAGCGCGGGGACGCCAAGGCGCAGCTCAACACCGTCGCCTCGGAGACCTTCCGTACCCAGCTGCCGACCTACCTCACCTCGGCCACCCCGCCGGACGTCTACACCTGGTACCCCGGGTCGGTCGCCGAATCGTATGCCAAGAAGGATCTCCTCCTCGACATCAGCGACATCTGGGAGAAGCCGGAGCTCGCCGGCTACTCCGACGCGCTGAAGAAGCTGTCCACCTCCGCCTCCAGCGGCAAGAAGGTCTTCGTACCCACCAGCTACTACTGGTGGGGCATGTTCTACCGGAAGTCCAACTTCGCCAAGTGGGGCGTCAAGGAGCCCAAGAGCTGGGACGAGTTCCTCGACCTGTGCGACAAGCTCAAGAGCAAGGGCGTCGCCCCGATCGGCCTCGGCGCCGGCGGTGACACCCCGTGGGTGGCCTCCGCATGGTTCGACTACCTCAACATCCGCGTCAACGGCGCGACGTACCACCGCGAACTCCTCGCGGGCAAGCACCGCTTCGACGACCCCGAGGTCCGGAAGGTCTTCGACCGCTGGGACGAGGCCCGCCCCTTCTTCGACCCCAACGGCACGGCGATCCCCTTCCAGGACGCCACCACCGCGCTGCTCCAGGGCCGTACGGGCATGATGCTGATCGGCACCTTCTTCGCCGACGCCGCACCCAAGGACGCCCTCGGCGACCTGGACTTCTTCCAGTTCCCCATCATCGACCCGAAGATCCCGGTGGCCGAGGAGGCTCCCACCGACGGCTACTTCGCCAGTGCCCGCACCAAGCGCACCGACGGCGTCAAGGAACTCCTGCGCTACCTGGCCACCGCCGAGTCCCAGGAGATGTACCTCAAGAGCTCCTCGGGCACCACGCTGCCGACCCACCCCGACGCCAAGGACAGCGGCACGCCCCTGGTGCTCAAGGGCCGCAAGCTCATCGAGGGCGCCGCCGACCTCACCCAGTTCTTCAACCGCGACTCCAGCGACGCCCTCCAGCCGACCGCCGACACGGCGCTGGTCCACTACCTGGCCAAGCCCAAGCAGGTCGGCTCCATCCTCACCACCTGGCAGCGCAGCGCCCAGAAGATCTGGAGCCAGTGA